A DNA window from Paraclostridium bifermentans contains the following coding sequences:
- the wecB gene encoding non-hydrolyzing UDP-N-acetylglucosamine 2-epimerase, which translates to MNKIKVMTVFGTRPEAIKMAPLVKELESREEIESIVCVTAQHRQMLDQVLDIFNINADFDLNLMKNNQTLTSITVSALEGIDEVIRRSKPDIVLVHGDTTTTLSASLAAFYNKCDVGHVEAGLRTYNKYSPYPEEINRQVTGIIADMHFTPTNTSKENLIKEGKCSDDIYVTGNTAIDALKITIKKGYNNKILDKIKSDRMILLTAHRRENLGGNMENIFKAINKIVSEFNDVQVVYPVHLNPKVKTIAEDILGNNERIHLIEPLNVIDFHNFMSKSYLIMTDSGGIQEEAPSLGRPVLVLRDTTERPEGVEAGTLKLVGTNSKDIYDTAKELLIDKESYEKMSKASNPYGDGLASKYIVDSIIKKYLNK; encoded by the coding sequence TTGAATAAGATTAAGGTTATGACCGTTTTTGGAACGAGGCCAGAGGCCATAAAAATGGCGCCTTTAGTAAAAGAACTCGAGAGTAGAGAAGAAATTGAAAGTATTGTATGTGTAACAGCTCAACATAGACAAATGCTAGATCAAGTTTTAGATATATTTAATATAAATGCAGACTTTGATCTGAATTTAATGAAAAATAATCAGACGCTAACATCTATAACAGTTAGTGCATTAGAAGGAATAGATGAGGTAATAAGAAGATCAAAGCCAGATATAGTGTTGGTACATGGAGATACGACAACAACATTGTCTGCTAGTTTAGCAGCATTTTATAATAAATGTGATGTTGGACATGTGGAGGCAGGGCTTAGGACTTATAATAAATACTCTCCATATCCAGAGGAAATAAATAGACAAGTTACAGGCATTATAGCAGATATGCATTTTACTCCAACTAATACATCAAAGGAAAATTTAATAAAAGAAGGAAAGTGTAGTGATGATATTTATGTAACTGGAAATACGGCTATAGATGCTTTAAAAATAACTATAAAAAAAGGGTATAACAATAAAATATTAGATAAAATTAAAAGTGACAGAATGATTCTACTTACTGCTCACAGAAGAGAGAACTTGGGCGGAAATATGGAAAATATATTTAAAGCCATAAATAAGATAGTAAGCGAATTTAATGATGTTCAAGTAGTATATCCTGTACATTTAAACCCTAAAGTTAAAACTATTGCTGAGGATATTTTAGGTAATAATGAGAGAATACATTTAATAGAGCCTTTAAACGTTATAGATTTTCATAATTTTATGAGCAAGTCTTATTTAATAATGACTGATAGTGGAGGTATCCAAGAAGAAGCTCCGTCTCTTGGAAGACCAGTTTTAGTTCTTAGAGATACAACGGAAAGACCTGAAGGAGTAGAAGCGGGGACATTAAAATTAGTGGGAACAAATTCAAAAGATATATATGATACGGCAAAGGAATTATTAATAGATAAAGAAAGCTATGAAAAAATGTCTAAAGCTTCAAATCCATATGGAGATGGTCTTGCAAGTAAGTACATCGTTGATAGTATAATAAAAAAATACTTGAATAAATAG
- a CDS encoding ATP-dependent helicase, giving the protein MEINYREDQTPIINYEGGTMAVPAVPGAGKTFIVTNLVAKLISQGKHRPGKILILTYMNSAVNNFKGRIAKLLDEKGIDDKNSYEVMTIHSLAVKIIKEKPEIVMLSDEFSIVDDLKKSIILNESINNFKNNGGEKAFNFFVKEQRDEEWRNRCLESWNQGFFDLVTNSISELKYKDISPEKLENIILNGHKGILKCILPIYKDYERKLKNNGLLDYDDILILAYKALISDEDLKIKFQKRYSYIFEDECQDSNELQGKIIKLLSEDNNNLVRVGDVNQSINGTFSSSDPMFFKQFMEEADSCYKMDMSNRSSKDIIELSNRLVKLITKEFYLEECKSALEDMEIKTVPDGKGYKENPKPDKYLLNAKWYETWEKEIVQTVKFVEYIKANTPDKSIGILVPFNNQVREVAQVLEAHNLEFDELGPNSSHKRKIINNIGYIIDFLSQCDSTEKLINVLEKVYINSDNKIGKDEFLCKLKKYESEDIIYDTETVIEDIVIDNRDEIYLTFKKGIECLKNIIEYESIKVDELILIIGENIEISDEEKAMVEYIAFYVRYLILDNPNTSLYDISKILLDDRNRVFNYISEIIYEINGYEPKPGGITVCTYHKSKGMEWDVVFLLDLTEFKFPADIKQKFQGELWYLKDKYKNPVAIAKSEVESIVTGDAPKDFMYKHKIDIINEKIRLLYVGITRAKEMLMLSGHSYKDNTTNKKQQQKPSFYFNSLGRFIKVKRGDIVE; this is encoded by the coding sequence ATGGAAATAAATTATAGAGAAGATCAAACGCCTATAATAAATTATGAAGGTGGAACTATGGCGGTACCAGCAGTACCAGGAGCTGGAAAAACTTTTATAGTTACAAATTTAGTTGCGAAATTAATAAGTCAAGGCAAGCATAGACCAGGGAAAATACTAATACTTACTTATATGAATAGTGCAGTTAATAATTTTAAAGGTAGAATAGCAAAATTATTAGATGAAAAGGGTATAGATGATAAAAATTCATATGAAGTAATGACTATTCATAGTTTGGCAGTAAAGATAATAAAAGAAAAGCCCGAGATTGTAATGTTAAGTGATGAATTTAGCATAGTGGACGACTTAAAGAAAAGTATTATATTAAATGAGAGTATAAATAACTTCAAAAATAATGGAGGAGAAAAAGCTTTTAATTTTTTTGTTAAAGAGCAAAGAGATGAAGAATGGAGAAATAGATGTTTAGAGTCATGGAATCAAGGTTTTTTTGATTTAGTTACAAACTCTATAAGTGAGTTAAAATACAAGGATATTTCACCAGAAAAACTAGAAAATATAATTTTAAATGGACACAAAGGAATATTAAAATGTATTTTACCTATATACAAAGACTATGAAAGAAAGTTGAAAAATAATGGATTATTAGATTATGATGATATTTTAATATTAGCATATAAAGCACTTATCAGTGATGAAGATTTAAAAATTAAATTTCAAAAGCGATATTCATATATATTTGAAGATGAATGCCAGGATTCAAATGAACTTCAAGGAAAAATAATAAAGCTATTATCCGAAGATAATAATAATTTAGTTCGTGTTGGAGATGTAAACCAAAGTATAAATGGAACATTCTCATCATCAGATCCAATGTTTTTTAAGCAGTTTATGGAAGAAGCTGATAGTTGTTACAAAATGGATATGTCTAACAGAAGTTCTAAAGACATTATCGAATTATCAAATAGACTAGTAAAATTAATTACAAAAGAATTTTATTTAGAAGAGTGTAAAAGTGCGCTAGAAGATATGGAAATAAAAACAGTTCCAGATGGTAAGGGATATAAAGAAAATCCTAAACCCGATAAATATTTACTGAATGCAAAATGGTATGAAACATGGGAAAAAGAAATAGTACAAACTGTAAAGTTTGTAGAGTATATAAAAGCTAATACGCCAGATAAGAGTATAGGTATATTGGTTCCATTCAATAATCAAGTAAGGGAAGTAGCTCAAGTTTTGGAAGCTCATAACTTAGAGTTTGATGAACTAGGACCAAACTCATCACATAAAAGGAAGATAATAAATAACATAGGTTATATAATTGATTTTTTATCTCAGTGTGATAGTACAGAAAAATTAATTAATGTTTTAGAAAAGGTGTATATAAATTCTGATAATAAAATAGGTAAAGATGAGTTTTTATGTAAATTAAAAAAATATGAAAGTGAAGATATAATATATGACACAGAAACAGTTATAGAAGATATTGTTATAGATAATAGAGATGAAATATATTTAACCTTTAAAAAAGGGATAGAATGTTTAAAAAATATAATAGAGTATGAATCTATAAAAGTAGATGAACTAATATTGATAATTGGCGAAAATATAGAAATATCAGATGAAGAAAAGGCTATGGTAGAATATATAGCATTTTATGTTAGATACCTAATACTTGATAATCCAAATACAAGCTTATACGATATATCAAAAATACTTTTAGATGATAGAAATAGAGTATTTAATTACATAAGCGAAATAATATATGAAATAAATGGATATGAACCTAAGCCAGGAGGAATTACTGTTTGTACATACCATAAGTCAAAGGGTATGGAATGGGATGTTGTATTTTTACTTGATTTAACAGAATTTAAATTTCCAGCAGATATAAAACAAAAATTCCAAGGAGAATTATGGTATTTAAAAGATAAATATAAAAATCCAGTAGCTATAGCAAAATCTGAGGTTGAGTCAATAGTAACTGGTGATGCCCCTAAGGATTTTATGTACAAGCATAAAATAGATATAATAAATGAAAAAATAAGATTATTATATGTGGGGATAACAAGGGCAAAAGAAATGTTGATGTTATCAGGACATAGTTATAAAGATAATACAACAAATAAAAAGCAACAACAAAAACCATCTTTTTATTTTAATAGTTTAGGTAGATTTATAAAAGTTAAGAGAGGTGATATTGTTGAATAA
- a CDS encoding PD-(D/E)XK nuclease family protein codes for MNKKLENFLFSQNSINTYRSCPLKFKFKYVDKLNWKQDDEGSRDYYENLKLGSDFHLICERYFSNIPTGIEFLNNEEFNIWLEKIKRLIPIKDDKLYLPEYEVRYSLNNFKIQAKFDLVVVDKDSISIWDWKTENRKIEYKDVENRIQTLVYLFLASETIGKIYNLDIDYENIKLSYYQPEHYNEPITITYSNEKHKINKKQLENYIGNILNTNYDEEKNIKNIKHCKFCEFNKLCNNEAVNYSTLEEEIYEP; via the coding sequence TTGAATAAAAAATTAGAGAATTTCTTATTTAGTCAAAACTCTATAAATACTTATAGAAGTTGCCCATTAAAATTTAAATTTAAATATGTAGATAAATTAAATTGGAAACAAGATGATGAAGGAAGCAGAGATTACTATGAAAATCTTAAATTGGGTTCAGATTTCCATTTAATATGTGAGAGGTATTTTAGTAATATACCAACTGGAATAGAATTTTTAAATAATGAAGAATTCAATATATGGTTAGAAAAAATTAAAAGATTGATACCTATAAAAGATGATAAGTTATATCTTCCAGAGTATGAGGTTAGATATAGTTTGAATAATTTTAAAATACAGGCTAAATTTGATTTAGTTGTAGTAGATAAGGATAGTATAAGTATCTGGGATTGGAAAACAGAAAATAGAAAGATAGAATATAAAGATGTAGAAAATAGAATTCAAACTTTAGTTTACTTATTTTTAGCAAGTGAAACTATTGGTAAAATATATAATTTAGATATAGATTATGAAAATATAAAATTAAGTTATTATCAACCAGAGCATTATAATGAGCCTATAACAATTACATATAGTAATGAAAAACATAAAATAAATAAAAAACAATTAGAAAACTACATAGGAAATATATTAAATACAAATTACGATGAAGAAAAAAATATAAAAAATATTAAACATTGCAAGTTTTGTGAGTTTAATAAATTATGCAATAATGAAGCTGTAAACTATAGCACATTGGAGGAAGAAATATATGAGCCTTAG
- the addB gene encoding helicase-exonuclease AddAB subunit AddB, with protein sequence MSLRFIFGRGGSGKTTYCLEEISKQVLDDGTSPIILLVPEQYTFESEKRLSNYLKKDPYLRARVLSFKTLSNIVFSQVGGLTDININASGRSMMIYKALEGVSEDLEIFSKAASQPGFIGTIADMISELKQYSISHESLENIAGEVQSETLKLKLQDISKIYANYENILHENYIDSQDLLASLADKIESCNYFDNAIIYIDEFTGFTPNQYRVIKSLLHKAAEVNVTLTLDNNLVKTYNKTDVFSRTKFTEEKLKKLCLESGVRIKPEISLNASKIKRFEGNKELEHLERNYYSYPYKIYEEETESIAIKEFSNLYSEVEQIAKEIVFLVRDKKARYRDITVVTRDLNRYDFLVQSIFNEYEIPNFIDSKKEAKSNPIIVLIIAALEMQNRRYNYETMFRYLKSGLLGISIEDISLIENYVLANGIKGKRWFEEKWNYRVYHKLNEDENDYEIDIINRVNEIKDLIIKPIIKLQEKLKGKNKAKDICKYIYEFLLDINIPNTIQIMIDKFKENNEIDLANQYAQVWEIVVDILDQIVEIMGEDTINLDKFIKVISIGFDEYELATVPPSLDQVLVSSVDRMKNPNTKHLYLMGTTDGIFPLISKDDGILNDSDRKNLGDNGVEVDIDSKTKTFEEQFLVYRALTSTKCSLTVTYPIADHEGKTLRPSIIVSRLKKIFPNIKNTSYLSDVKYCSSEEIVENITTKAPVFNELIKSIKEFEEEKYIDSVWLDAYKYFIQNDDYYIRAKNIIEGLNYTNQVKQIESEKIRALYDNKIFSVSRLEKYAQCPFAYFIQYGLKAKERKEFEFTPPDFGTFVHNILDKFSKQLSKDNLDWREITDEYIVEKVTIIVDDLIAKIPGYILQSSARYKYLAYRLRNMLVSAISIISNQIKKGSFDPADYEVEFGGKGKYPPIKIVLENGEEINLIGQIDRVDMFEDGQEKYIRIVDYKSGNKDMSLTDVYHGLQLQLLVYLDAILESAKYNDGDINPAAILYFKIDDPIIKSNEDKEDDSIREEILKKLKMKGLVLKDSNIIRKMDNTLPEGEKATSLVIPASINKDGTISKNTSGVNEEEFSILRKYVKHTIKELSKNMLEGHIGIAPYKTKESTSCDFCSFATICLFDSTFKDNSYRIINKKSQDEIINKMRGEVE encoded by the coding sequence ATGAGCCTTAGATTTATATTTGGAAGAGGCGGGAGTGGGAAAACAACATATTGTTTAGAAGAAATTTCTAAGCAAGTGCTTGATGATGGAACATCTCCTATAATACTGCTAGTTCCAGAACAATATACATTTGAAAGTGAAAAAAGACTAAGTAATTATTTAAAAAAAGATCCATACCTTAGAGCTAGAGTACTTAGTTTTAAAACATTAAGTAACATAGTATTTTCTCAGGTTGGAGGATTAACAGATATAAATATAAATGCTAGTGGTAGATCTATGATGATTTATAAAGCGTTAGAAGGGGTTAGTGAAGACCTTGAAATATTTTCAAAGGCAGCATCTCAACCTGGATTTATAGGTACCATAGCTGATATGATATCAGAACTTAAGCAATATAGTATTTCTCATGAATCTTTAGAAAATATAGCTGGAGAAGTACAAAGTGAAACACTTAAACTAAAACTTCAGGATATAAGTAAGATATATGCTAATTATGAAAACATACTACATGAAAATTATATAGATTCACAAGATTTATTAGCATCGTTAGCGGACAAGATAGAAAGTTGTAATTACTTTGACAATGCAATAATTTACATTGATGAATTTACAGGTTTTACTCCAAATCAATATAGAGTAATAAAGAGTTTGCTACATAAAGCCGCAGAAGTAAATGTAACTTTGACATTAGATAACAACTTAGTTAAGACTTACAATAAGACAGATGTTTTTTCTCGTACTAAATTTACAGAAGAGAAATTAAAAAAATTATGTTTAGAATCAGGAGTTAGAATTAAGCCTGAAATAAGTTTAAATGCAAGTAAAATAAAAAGATTTGAAGGAAACAAAGAATTAGAACATCTTGAAAGAAATTACTATTCATATCCTTATAAAATATATGAAGAGGAAACAGAAAGTATAGCTATAAAAGAGTTTAGTAACTTATACTCAGAAGTAGAGCAAATAGCTAAAGAAATAGTATTTTTAGTTAGAGATAAAAAAGCAAGATATAGAGATATAACGGTAGTAACTAGAGATTTAAATAGATATGATTTTTTAGTTCAATCTATATTTAATGAATATGAAATACCTAATTTTATAGATAGTAAAAAAGAAGCTAAAAGTAATCCTATTATAGTTTTGATAATAGCAGCATTAGAAATGCAAAATAGGAGATATAACTATGAAACTATGTTTAGATATTTAAAAAGTGGTCTTTTAGGAATAAGTATAGAAGATATTAGCCTAATAGAAAATTATGTTTTGGCAAATGGAATAAAAGGGAAAAGATGGTTTGAAGAAAAGTGGAACTATAGAGTATATCATAAATTAAATGAAGATGAGAATGACTATGAAATAGATATAATAAACAGAGTTAATGAGATTAAAGATTTAATAATAAAACCTATAATTAAATTACAAGAAAAACTTAAAGGGAAAAATAAAGCAAAAGATATATGCAAATATATATATGAATTTTTATTAGATATAAATATACCTAACACTATACAAATAATGATTGATAAATTTAAAGAAAATAATGAAATAGATCTAGCTAATCAGTATGCTCAGGTTTGGGAGATTGTTGTTGATATACTAGACCAAATAGTAGAGATTATGGGAGAGGATACGATAAATTTAGATAAATTCATAAAAGTAATAAGTATTGGTTTTGATGAGTATGAATTAGCAACAGTACCCCCAAGTCTAGACCAGGTTTTAGTAAGTAGTGTAGACAGAATGAAAAACCCAAATACAAAGCATTTATATTTAATGGGAACTACAGATGGAATTTTTCCACTAATATCAAAAGATGATGGAATATTAAATGACAGTGATAGAAAAAATTTAGGGGATAATGGAGTAGAAGTTGATATTGACAGTAAAACTAAAACATTTGAAGAACAATTTTTAGTTTATAGAGCTTTAACATCAACTAAATGTTCATTAACAGTTACATACCCAATTGCTGATCATGAAGGAAAAACATTAAGACCATCGATAATAGTGTCTAGACTTAAAAAGATATTTCCAAATATAAAAAATACAAGCTATTTAAGTGATGTAAAATATTGTTCAAGTGAAGAAATAGTAGAAAATATAACTACTAAAGCACCTGTATTTAATGAACTTATAAAATCTATAAAAGAATTTGAAGAAGAAAAATATATAGATTCTGTGTGGCTAGATGCATATAAATATTTCATACAAAATGATGACTATTACATTAGAGCAAAAAATATAATAGAAGGTTTAAATTATACAAATCAAGTTAAGCAGATAGAAAGTGAAAAAATAAGAGCATTATATGACAATAAAATATTCAGTGTTTCTAGGCTAGAAAAATATGCTCAATGTCCATTTGCTTATTTTATACAATATGGGTTGAAAGCAAAAGAAAGAAAAGAATTTGAGTTTACTCCTCCTGATTTTGGAACATTTGTACACAATATATTAGATAAGTTTTCAAAACAGTTATCTAAAGATAATTTAGACTGGAGAGAGATAACAGATGAATATATAGTAGAAAAAGTAACTATAATAGTGGATGATTTAATAGCTAAGATACCGGGATATATATTACAGAGTTCAGCAAGATATAAGTACTTGGCATATAGGTTAAGAAATATGCTTGTTTCAGCTATATCTATTATAAGCAATCAAATTAAAAAAGGATCATTTGATCCTGCAGACTATGAAGTAGAGTTTGGAGGAAAGGGTAAATATCCACCTATTAAAATTGTTTTAGAAAATGGAGAAGAGATAAACTTAATAGGGCAAATAGATAGAGTAGACATGTTTGAAGATGGGCAAGAAAAATATATAAGAATTGTAGACTATAAATCTGGAAACAAAGATATGAGTCTTACAGATGTATATCATGGATTACAGCTACAGTTACTAGTTTATCTAGATGCAATATTAGAAAGTGCTAAATATAATGATGGAGATATAAATCCTGCTGCTATACTTTATTTTAAAATAGATGATCCTATTATTAAATCTAATGAAGATAAAGAAGATGATAGTATAAGAGAAGAAATACTGAAGAAGCTTAAAATGAAAGGTCTTGTATTAAAGGATAGCAATATAATTAGAAAGATGGACAATACATTACCTGAAGGAGAAAAAGCAACATCATTAGTTATACCAGCTTCTATAAACAAAGATGGAACTATTTCAAAAAACACATCAGGTGTAAATGAAGAAGAGTTTTCAATACTTAGAAAATATGTAAAACATACAATCAAAGAGTTAAGCAAAAATATGCTTGAAGGACATATTGGAATAGCTCCATATAAGACTAAAGAATCAACATCTTGTGATTTTTGCAGTTTTGCAACTATATGTTTATTTGATAGTACATTTAAAGACAATAGTTATAGAATTATAAACAAAAAAAGCCAAGATGAAATAATTAATAAAATGAGAGGAGAGGTTGAATAA